The Methanobacterium sp. BAmetb5 genome includes a region encoding these proteins:
- a CDS encoding MarR family winged helix-turn-helix transcriptional regulator: MTDKDTQIRDMLDDLLIYVPIFYQKVRTSKDFKNKQTSAAYYQIMGLLMHRGSLPISVIGEYLYISRPNMTAHIDKLVSDGMVERKGDKKDRRITLISITPEGEEFMKKARIKVEENMLNNLSGLNGDEMEELTRSVKTIKKLLFKIQGVKND, encoded by the coding sequence GTGACAGATAAAGATACACAGATCAGGGACATGTTGGACGATCTTTTAATATACGTACCTATTTTTTACCAGAAAGTACGCACATCAAAGGATTTTAAGAATAAACAAACATCAGCTGCTTATTATCAGATCATGGGGCTGTTGATGCACCGGGGAAGTCTCCCCATATCGGTTATTGGGGAGTATCTCTACATTTCCCGACCTAACATGACGGCTCACATTGATAAACTGGTTTCTGACGGCATGGTGGAACGTAAAGGGGATAAAAAGGATCGTAGGATAACTTTAATCAGTATTACTCCCGAGGGTGAGGAGTTCATGAAAAAGGCACGGATTAAGGTGGAGGAAAACATGTTGAACAACTTATCTGGCTTAAATGGGGATGAAATGGAAGAACTCACCCGTTCAGTGAAAACCATTAAAAAGCTTTTGTTCAAGATACAGGGAGTAAAAAATGACTGA
- a CDS encoding CBS domain-containing protein, with protein MKIQDAMEKEVIKFQVDDRIVDVAGSLRENKISGAPVVSKEGKLVGIISEGDIMRLLEVHSPHINLILPAPLDLIELPVRMKYELDEIAEDMNKAASLLIGEIMTKKLVTISPDKDIADAAQLMDTHDIKRLPVVDENGEMVGIVTRGDIIGAMVRG; from the coding sequence ATGAAAATTCAGGATGCCATGGAAAAAGAAGTAATCAAATTCCAAGTGGACGATCGCATCGTGGACGTGGCGGGAAGCCTACGTGAAAACAAGATCAGTGGAGCACCAGTGGTGAGTAAAGAGGGCAAACTGGTGGGAATCATCAGCGAAGGTGATATCATGCGACTCCTGGAAGTTCACTCCCCCCACATAAACCTGATACTGCCCGCCCCCCTGGATTTAATCGAACTACCCGTGCGTATGAAGTACGAACTGGATGAAATAGCCGAGGACATGAACAAAGCCGCTTCCCTCCTGATCGGGGAGATCATGACCAAAAAACTGGTAACCATAAGTCCAGATAAGGACATTGCCGATGCGGCCCAGCTTATGGACACCCACGATATTAAAAGACTGCCCGTGGTGGACGAGAACGGAGAAATGGTGGGCATAGTCACCAGGGGCGACATAATCGGAGCCATGGTGAGGGGATGA
- the cfbC gene encoding Ni-sirohydrochlorin a,c-diamide reductive cyclase ATP-dependent reductase subunit, producing MSKGKHIAIYGKGGIGKSTIVSNLAASYSPDRKVLVIGCDPKADTTRTLVGQRIPTILDILKEKKGAQEEDVLFSGYGGVMCVESGGPEPGVGCAGRGVIVAMKLLENLEVLNQDLDVIIYDVLGDVVCGGFAVPLREDYADEVYIVTSGEYMALYAANNISKGIKKLKGNLGGIICNCRGINREVEIVKEFARHIGTRVIGVIPRSELVQQSEIDAKTVMEKFPESEQAEKYRELSVTILNNDDFVIPQPMDAEEFDAFFREFQ from the coding sequence ATGAGTAAGGGTAAGCACATAGCAATATATGGTAAGGGAGGCATTGGAAAATCAACCATTGTTTCCAACCTGGCTGCTTCCTACTCCCCGGATAGGAAGGTCCTGGTAATTGGCTGCGACCCCAAAGCAGACACCACCCGCACCCTTGTTGGGCAGAGAATCCCCACCATACTGGACATATTAAAAGAAAAAAAAGGCGCACAGGAAGAAGACGTTCTCTTCTCCGGATACGGTGGTGTGATGTGCGTGGAAAGCGGAGGCCCGGAACCCGGTGTTGGCTGCGCTGGAAGGGGCGTTATCGTGGCCATGAAACTACTGGAGAACCTGGAAGTTTTAAACCAGGACCTGGATGTCATTATCTACGATGTGCTGGGTGACGTGGTCTGTGGAGGATTCGCCGTACCCCTCCGGGAAGACTATGCCGATGAAGTGTACATAGTAACTTCTGGGGAGTACATGGCTTTATACGCCGCCAACAACATTTCTAAAGGTATAAAAAAACTCAAAGGCAATCTCGGAGGTATTATCTGCAATTGCCGTGGTATCAACCGGGAAGTGGAGATCGTGAAAGAGTTCGCCCGCCACATTGGAACCAGGGTTATAGGGGTAATCCCCCGCAGTGAACTGGTACAGCAGAGTGAAATTGATGCCAAAACAGTTATGGAAAAATTCCCAGAATCAGAACAGGCTGAAAAGTACCGGGAACTTTCTGTAACCATTTTAAACAACGATGACTTCGTAATTCCCCAGCCTATGGATGCTGAAGAATTCGATGCATTCTTCCGGGAATTTCAATAG
- a CDS encoding DUF123 domain-containing protein has translation MKGTYCILIDLKVDQYIKIGKKGEMQFKSGSYVYVGSALNSLGGRIKRHLRPTKKMHWHVDYLLDNPNSRIREVFFSDDGVKHECELATQIAEGGEGIPGFGCSDCRCLSHLFYFSSQSPATANCLSGFEKLKLRVKTLEDLD, from the coding sequence CTGAAGGGTACTTATTGTATTTTAATAGACTTAAAGGTTGATCAATACATAAAAATTGGTAAAAAAGGGGAGATGCAGTTTAAAAGTGGTTCCTATGTTTATGTGGGTTCAGCACTGAACTCCCTGGGTGGGAGGATTAAAAGACACCTGCGCCCTACTAAAAAAATGCACTGGCATGTGGATTACCTCCTGGATAACCCTAACTCCAGGATAAGGGAAGTATTCTTCAGTGATGATGGTGTAAAACACGAATGTGAACTGGCAACCCAGATAGCAGAGGGTGGTGAAGGAATCCCTGGTTTTGGTTGTTCTGATTGCCGGTGCCTGTCCCATTTGTTCTATTTCTCTAGCCAGTCCCCGGCCACAGCAAACTGCCTATCGGGATTTGAAAAATTAAAATTAAGGGTTAAAACCCTGGAAGATCTGGATTGA
- a CDS encoding MBL fold metallo-hydrolase has translation MKITCIIDNRAGFKSNLYAEHGFSLLVERDNKTFMVDTGKTPLVMRQNLDVLGITTVEEVLLSHGHNDHTGGLSALMDSKINSQPNETKFYMHPQALAPKYAVEDDEKRYIGFPETVDPETLNREWVTENTSLGKDTWIFNQVDYQCGFEPIPSYLRVDVDGKLLLDKFEDELNLVIKTDEGLVLVSGCAHKGIVNILYSAKEYFQDEIYAVIGGSHLMNAPPQRIEKTVEAIKKLNPEVIAMGHCTGFEALCRFKGEFGDKFIPLASGVGFQL, from the coding sequence ATGAAGATTACTTGTATAATAGATAACCGGGCGGGATTTAAATCAAATTTATATGCTGAGCATGGGTTTTCCTTACTGGTGGAACGGGATAACAAAACCTTTATGGTGGACACGGGAAAAACTCCCCTGGTAATGAGACAGAACCTGGATGTTTTGGGCATCACTACCGTGGAGGAAGTGCTCCTCAGTCACGGGCACAACGACCACACTGGTGGATTATCCGCCTTAATGGACAGTAAAATCAACAGTCAACCTAATGAAACCAAATTTTATATGCATCCTCAGGCCTTAGCTCCCAAATATGCAGTGGAGGATGATGAGAAACGTTACATTGGTTTCCCAGAAACAGTTGATCCGGAAACACTTAACCGGGAATGGGTCACCGAGAACACTTCCCTGGGTAAAGATACCTGGATCTTCAACCAGGTGGATTACCAGTGCGGTTTTGAACCCATACCCTCATATTTGAGGGTTGATGTGGATGGAAAACTCCTACTGGATAAATTTGAGGATGAACTGAACCTGGTGATAAAAACTGACGAGGGGCTGGTGTTGGTTTCCGGATGTGCCCATAAGGGCATAGTCAACATACTCTACTCTGCCAAGGAATACTTCCAGGACGAAATATACGCAGTTATCGGAGGTTCCCACCTCATGAATGCCCCTCCCCAGAGAATAGAAAAAACAGTGGAGGCCATCAAAAAACTGAACCCGGAAGTCATTGCCATGGGTCATTGCACGGGTTTTGAAGCATTATGTCGCTTTAAAGGAGAGTTTGGGGATAAATTCATCCCCCTGGCATCGGGTGTAGGGTTCCAGCTTTAA
- a CDS encoding DUF371 domain-containing protein, whose product MEYTFQARGHHNVTSQHKTTFEVTQDTEIGLAADCIVGISANVSLKDIPREMKDAIQNEETKIQVILETENAKDVITGYGHSALTLDHPTDMVCRKSSYTCSRTLMIQADKAAVDLNPDLVKDLQEGKPLKVIIKV is encoded by the coding sequence ATGGAATATACCTTTCAAGCCAGAGGACATCACAACGTAACCTCCCAGCACAAAACCACCTTCGAAGTAACCCAGGATACCGAGATAGGACTGGCAGCAGATTGTATCGTGGGAATATCGGCTAATGTTTCCTTAAAAGACATTCCCCGCGAGATGAAGGATGCCATCCAAAATGAAGAAACGAAGATTCAGGTGATCCTGGAAACAGAAAATGCGAAAGACGTTATTACCGGTTATGGGCACTCGGCACTGACTCTGGATCACCCCACCGACATGGTTTGTCGTAAAAGTAGTTACACTTGCAGCCGGACCCTGATGATACAAGCGGATAAAGCTGCCGTGGATTTGAACCCCGACCTGGTAAAGGATCTACAGGAGGGAAAACCCCTGAAAGTAATAATTAAGGTCTGA
- a CDS encoding DUF167 domain-containing protein: MQAVKTTPQGINVMIEVSPKSDQFQITGYNQWRKTLEVKLKSPPTKGKANKELMKEFSKLTGHATDIVAGHKSRQKTILIYDMGEEEFNKILEDLNLTFG, translated from the coding sequence ATGCAGGCAGTTAAAACCACTCCCCAGGGAATAAACGTGATGATAGAAGTTTCACCTAAGTCAGACCAGTTCCAGATAACCGGCTACAACCAGTGGAGGAAAACCCTGGAAGTGAAACTTAAATCCCCGCCAACTAAAGGTAAAGCCAATAAGGAACTAATGAAAGAGTTCTCCAAATTGACGGGTCACGCCACGGACATTGTTGCCGGGCATAAAAGCCGGCAGAAGACCATTTTAATATATGATATGGGTGAGGAGGAGTTTAATAAGATTTTAGAGGACTTGAATCTGACCTTTGGTTAG
- the rfbB gene encoding dTDP-glucose 4,6-dehydratase: MKIMITGGAGFIGSNFVHHLCENEDYEVLVLDKLTYAGDMENLKEVRDKIEFVKGDIADEELVSKIMKDCDMVVNFAAETHVDRSIEDPGVFVKTDVIGTYNLLENVRKYDVERYLQISTDEVYGSIESGSFTEENNLDPSSPYSASKAGGDLLVGAYWRTYNTPIIITRSSNNFGPRQYPEKLIPLFILNAMQDKSLPIYGDGKNVRDWIYVMDNCQGIETALTKGKLGEVYNIGGGNEKNNLEITHLILELLDKPESLITFVEDRLGHDRRYSLDSTKTMKLGWKPQFSFEEALKETVEWYKENYSRYL, from the coding sequence ATGAAGATAATGATTACCGGTGGTGCAGGATTCATTGGATCCAACTTCGTACACCACCTATGTGAGAATGAAGATTATGAGGTCCTGGTCCTGGACAAGTTAACCTATGCTGGCGACATGGAGAACCTGAAGGAAGTTCGTGACAAAATTGAATTCGTTAAAGGGGACATAGCCGACGAGGAACTGGTCTCCAAGATAATGAAAGACTGTGACATGGTGGTAAACTTCGCGGCCGAGACCCATGTGGACCGTTCCATTGAGGATCCCGGAGTATTCGTTAAAACCGATGTTATAGGGACTTACAACCTCCTGGAAAATGTCCGTAAGTACGATGTGGAACGTTACCTGCAGATATCCACCGACGAAGTCTACGGTAGCATAGAATCAGGGTCATTTACTGAAGAAAATAACCTGGACCCCTCCAGTCCCTACTCCGCCAGTAAAGCGGGTGGTGACCTTCTGGTAGGTGCTTACTGGAGGACCTACAACACCCCCATAATCATCACCCGGAGCAGTAACAACTTCGGGCCACGCCAGTACCCGGAAAAGTTGATACCTCTTTTCATCCTCAACGCAATGCAGGATAAATCCTTACCAATTTATGGGGATGGTAAAAACGTCCGGGACTGGATATACGTCATGGACAACTGTCAAGGAATAGAAACTGCTCTAACTAAGGGTAAACTGGGAGAAGTCTACAACATCGGTGGTGGAAACGAGAAAAACAATCTGGAAATAACCCACCTCATACTGGAACTGTTGGACAAACCAGAAAGTCTGATCACCTTCGTGGAAGACCGGCTGGGCCATGACCGGCGTTACTCTCTTGACTCTACCAAGACTATGAAATTAGGATGGAAGCCCCAGTTCTCATTTGAAGAGGCCTTAAAAGAAACAGTGGAATGGTATAAAGAGAACTATTCCCGTTACCTCTAA
- a CDS encoding dTDP-4-dehydrorhamnose 3,5-epimerase family protein, whose amino-acid sequence MIDGVKVKKLKVIPDERGWLMEILRCDDEIYKEFGQVYMTTAYPGVVKAWHFHKKQTDNFTCVNGMMKVALYDSREDSPTYGEVNEFFVGDKNPMLISVPPLVYHGFKAVGTETAFFVSVPTLPFNYDEPDEYRLDPDTDEIPYDWILDESKKHG is encoded by the coding sequence ATGATTGACGGCGTAAAAGTAAAGAAGCTTAAAGTCATTCCTGATGAGCGGGGCTGGCTAATGGAAATATTAAGATGTGATGATGAAATTTACAAGGAATTTGGACAGGTCTACATGACCACCGCCTATCCCGGAGTGGTGAAGGCCTGGCATTTCCATAAAAAACAGACTGACAACTTCACCTGCGTTAACGGCATGATGAAGGTCGCCTTATATGACAGCAGAGAGGATTCTCCCACCTATGGTGAAGTAAACGAATTTTTCGTGGGAGACAAGAATCCGATGCTTATAAGCGTACCTCCACTGGTCTACCATGGGTTCAAAGCAGTGGGAACTGAAACCGCCTTCTTTGTGAGTGTGCCTACCTTACCGTTTAACTACGATGAACCCGATGAATACCGTCTTGATCCAGATACCGATGAAATCCCCTATGACTGGATACTGGATGAGAGTAAAAAACACGGATAA
- the galU gene encoding UTP--glucose-1-phosphate uridylyltransferase GalU, protein MKAVIPAAGLGTRFLPATKAQPKEMLPVYNKPTIQYVVEEAVASGIDDILIITGKGKRSIEDHFDRSFELEYSLRNCGKMDYLVEVEAISEMADIYYVRQKKQKGLGDAILCAKKHIDGQPFAVLLGDTISQSQVPCTRQLLDVYEKYNASAIAIERVPKDKIERYGIIKGQQVEDSVYRIEDMVEKPRPEEAPSDLAITGRYVLDCEIFDHIENVEPGVGGEIQLTDAMRQLNEIYGHIFDGKIYDIGNNVEWLKSSLEIALQDPDVNGELREYLRNIIK, encoded by the coding sequence ATGAAGGCGGTTATACCTGCTGCAGGACTCGGAACCCGGTTTTTACCGGCCACCAAGGCCCAACCTAAGGAAATGTTACCAGTTTACAACAAACCCACCATACAGTACGTGGTGGAAGAGGCAGTAGCCTCGGGAATCGATGATATATTGATTATCACCGGTAAGGGAAAAAGATCCATTGAGGACCACTTTGACCGTTCCTTTGAACTGGAGTACTCCCTCCGTAACTGTGGGAAAATGGATTACCTGGTGGAAGTAGAGGCCATATCCGAGATGGCAGATATTTATTACGTCCGTCAAAAAAAGCAGAAGGGACTGGGAGATGCCATACTCTGCGCCAAGAAACATATCGATGGCCAGCCCTTTGCCGTGCTTTTAGGGGACACTATAAGCCAGTCACAGGTTCCCTGCACCCGACAATTACTGGATGTCTATGAAAAATATAATGCCTCGGCCATTGCCATTGAAAGAGTGCCCAAGGATAAGATTGAACGTTACGGGATAATCAAAGGGCAGCAGGTTGAAGACTCTGTTTACCGTATTGAAGACATGGTGGAAAAGCCTCGCCCAGAAGAAGCACCATCTGACCTGGCCATCACCGGCCGGTATGTGCTGGACTGTGAGATATTTGACCACATAGAGAATGTGGAACCTGGTGTGGGTGGAGAGATACAGTTAACCGATGCCATGAGGCAGTTAAATGAAATCTACGGCCACATATTCGATGGGAAAATCTACGACATTGGGAACAACGTGGAATGGCTGAAAAGCTCCCTGGAGATTGCACTGCAGGACCCGGATGTCAATGGTGAACTTCGGGAGTATTTGAGGAATATTATAAAATAA
- a CDS encoding tetratricopeptide repeat protein, protein MGLFDSFKKSSANANGIKLANLGKYQEALECFDKAIKLSPNRSETWYNKGSALLKLGRYQEALECYDKSLELNSKDPMNWFKKGMTLGNLKKQKEALKCYNESLKLDQGNYKVWYNKGVTLEILGRYQEALECFKEASKINPKDSKAWYNYGFILEKRFGRDKEALECYNKVLELDKNDYIAWYNKGNILKEFGKYQKALDCFDEVLKLNPKFTGGWGDKGLVLNELKRNKEALTCFNRVILLDPDDARGYYSKGITIMQMGVDQEALECFEKALELNPNFEQAKKAKEEILASKS, encoded by the coding sequence ATGGGATTATTTGATAGTTTCAAAAAGAGTTCAGCTAATGCTAATGGTATTAAACTTGCTAATCTTGGTAAATATCAAGAAGCATTGGAATGTTTCGACAAAGCTATAAAGTTGTCTCCAAACCGATCTGAAACATGGTACAATAAAGGTTCTGCCCTTTTGAAACTTGGAAGGTATCAAGAAGCTTTAGAATGCTACGATAAATCTTTAGAATTAAACTCAAAAGATCCAATGAATTGGTTTAAGAAAGGTATGACTTTAGGAAATCTCAAAAAACAAAAAGAAGCATTAAAATGCTATAATGAATCTTTAAAATTGGATCAAGGAAATTATAAAGTGTGGTATAATAAAGGAGTAACCCTTGAAATACTTGGAAGGTATCAAGAAGCTTTAGAATGTTTCAAGGAGGCTTCAAAAATAAACCCAAAAGATTCCAAAGCATGGTACAACTATGGTTTCATTTTAGAAAAAAGGTTTGGAAGGGATAAAGAAGCTTTAGAATGCTACAACAAAGTTTTAGAGTTAGACAAAAATGATTATATTGCATGGTATAACAAAGGAAATATTCTAAAAGAGTTTGGTAAATACCAAAAAGCTTTGGATTGTTTTGATGAGGTATTAAAGTTAAATCCGAAATTTACAGGGGGTTGGGGAGATAAAGGACTTGTTTTAAATGAACTTAAAAGAAATAAAGAAGCCTTAACATGTTTTAATAGGGTTATATTGTTAGATCCAGATGATGCAAGAGGTTATTATTCCAAAGGAATTACAATCATGCAAATGGGTGTAGATCAAGAAGCCCTGGAATGCTTTGAAAAGGCTTTAGAGTTAAATCCTAATTTTGAACAGGCTAAAAAAGCTAAAGAAGAAATTTTAGCTTCTAAATCCTAA
- the galE gene encoding UDP-glucose 4-epimerase GalE: MILVTGGAGYIGSHANKELTRAGYETVVLDNMSYGHPDFLKWGVFEEVDLGDLESIRNVFRKYEIEAVMHFAAFTYVGESVEDPQKYYLNNLRNTLNLLQVMNEFEVRKLVFSSTCATYGNPQKIPLTEDHPQNPINPYGQGKLMVEKVLKDYSSAYGLRYVSLRYFNAAGADPEGEVGERHDPETHLIPLILDAAMGKREDIKIFGTDYPTPDGTCIRDYIHVTDLADAHIKALKYLDAGGESEVFNLGNGNGFSVREVIEEARKVTGKEIKATETERRPGDPPVLVGSSEKARKILKWQLEYDDLTKIISTAWEWHKKDN, encoded by the coding sequence ATGATACTGGTAACTGGAGGGGCAGGATACATTGGCTCCCATGCCAATAAGGAACTAACCAGAGCAGGATACGAAACCGTGGTACTGGACAACATGAGCTACGGACACCCGGACTTCCTGAAATGGGGAGTCTTTGAAGAAGTAGATCTGGGTGACCTGGAATCAATAAGGAACGTCTTCCGGAAGTACGAGATAGAGGCAGTGATGCACTTTGCAGCATTCACCTATGTGGGAGAATCAGTGGAAGACCCCCAGAAGTACTACCTCAACAACCTCCGCAACACCCTGAACCTTCTTCAGGTGATGAACGAGTTTGAAGTAAGGAAACTGGTGTTCTCCTCGACCTGTGCCACCTACGGCAACCCCCAGAAAATACCCTTAACCGAAGATCATCCTCAGAACCCTATAAATCCCTACGGCCAGGGAAAGTTAATGGTAGAAAAAGTGTTAAAGGATTACAGCTCCGCTTATGGCCTTCGCTATGTTTCCCTGCGTTACTTCAACGCTGCTGGGGCAGATCCAGAAGGTGAAGTGGGGGAAAGGCACGACCCGGAAACCCACCTGATCCCGTTAATACTGGACGCAGCAATGGGTAAACGAGAGGATATAAAGATATTCGGAACAGACTACCCCACACCGGACGGGACCTGCATCCGGGATTACATACACGTCACTGATCTGGCTGATGCCCATATAAAAGCCCTTAAATATTTAGATGCAGGGGGAGAAAGTGAAGTTTTCAACCTGGGAAATGGTAACGGTTTTTCAGTAAGGGAAGTTATTGAAGAGGCCCGGAAAGTCACGGGTAAAGAGATAAAGGCCACTGAAACCGAGAGACGACCGGGTGATCCGCCCGTACTGGTGGGAAGTTCCGAAAAGGCCCGTAAAATCCTGAAATGGCAACTAGAATACGATGATCTAACTAAAATTATCAGTACGGCCTGGGAGTGGCATAAAAAGGATAATTAA
- a CDS encoding thermonuclease family protein, with product MRWEYVLIIICSMIVAVSGCTQDDSPSLNYSSPASNTTNSSTTAVPTTTSSSTNPQTEVSGNCYKVVDGDTIDVEGVGRVRFVGVNTPERGESGYQEAKDYVKTMCLGKTVGLDIDNAKNKDKYDRTLAVVYVDGVNLNQELLKKGYAEVMYIPPSEFNPYKWT from the coding sequence ATGCGCTGGGAATACGTTTTAATTATAATCTGCAGCATGATAGTGGCTGTTTCTGGTTGCACCCAGGATGATTCCCCATCACTGAACTACTCCTCACCAGCCAGCAACACCACCAACTCCAGCACCACGGCCGTTCCTACCACTACCAGTAGCTCCACCAACCCCCAGACAGAGGTGAGTGGTAACTGTTACAAGGTGGTGGACGGAGACACCATCGATGTGGAGGGAGTGGGTAGAGTGCGTTTTGTGGGTGTTAACACCCCGGAAAGGGGAGAATCAGGGTACCAGGAAGCCAAAGACTACGTCAAGACCATGTGCCTGGGCAAAACTGTGGGACTGGACATTGATAATGCTAAAAACAAGGACAAATACGACCGTACCCTGGCTGTGGTCTACGTGGATGGAGTGAACCTCAACCAGGAACTCCTGAAGAAGGGTTACGCTGAGGTGATGTACATTCCCCCATCAGAGTTCAATCCTTATAAATGGACCTGA